A single genomic interval of Cervus elaphus chromosome 19, mCerEla1.1, whole genome shotgun sequence harbors:
- the LOC122675201 gene encoding LOW QUALITY PROTEIN: ATP-dependent RNA helicase DDX18-like (The sequence of the model RefSeq protein was modified relative to this genomic sequence to represent the inferred CDS: substituted 1 base at 1 genomic stop codon): protein VIGLIMGGSNRSAEAQKLANGINIIVATPGRLLDHMQNTPGFMYKNLQCLVIDEADHILDVGFEEELKQIIKLLPTRRQTMLFSATQTRKVEDLARISLKKEPLYVGVDDDKANATVDGLEQGYVVCPSEKRFLLLFTFLKKNRKKKLMVFFSSCKSVKXHYELLNYIDLPVLAIHRRQKQNKRKTTFFQFCNADSGIVLCTDVAARGLDIPEVDWIVQYDPPDDPKEYIYPVGRTARGLNGRGHALLILRPEELGFLRYLKQSKVPLSEFEFSWSKISDIQSQLEKLIEKNYFLHKSAQEAYKSYIRAYDSHSLKQIFNVNNLNLPQVALSFGFKVPPFVDLNVNSNDGKVRKRGGGGGFGYQKAKKVEKSKIFKHISRKPSDGSQFSH from the coding sequence GTCATCGGGTTAATAATGGGTGGCAGTAACAGGTCTGCTGAGGCGCAGAAGCTTGCCAACGGGATCAACATCATCGTGGCCACACCAGGCCGTCTCCTGGACCACATGCAGAATACCCCCGGGTTCATGTATAAAAACCTCCAGTGTCTGGTTATTGATGAGGCTGATCATATCTTGGATGTTGGGtttgaagaggaattaaagcaAATCATCAAACTTCTGCCAACACGCAGACAGACCATGCTCTTCTCTGCCACACAAACTCGAAAAGTTGAAGACCTGGCGAGGATTTCTCTGAAAAAGGAGCCTTTGTATGTTGGTGTTGATGATGATAAAGCTAATGCAACTGTAGACGGTCTTGAGCAGGGATATGTTGTCTGTCCTTCTGAAAAGAGATTCCTCCTGCTCTTTACATTCCTTAAGAAGAACCGGAAGAAGAAACTAATGGTCTTCTTTTCATCCTGTAAGTCCGTGAAATAACACTATGAGTTGCTGAACTACATCGATTTGCCTGTCCTGGCCATTCATAGAAGGCAGAAACAAAACAAGCGTAAGACCACGTTCTTCCAGTTCTGCAATGCAGATTCAGGGATCGTGTTGTGTACAGACGTGGCAGCTAGAGGGCTAGATATTCCTGAAGTGGACTGGATTGTTCAGTATGACCCTCCGGATGACCCCAAGGAATACATTTACCCTGTGGGCAGAACAGCCAGAGGCCTGAATGGAAGAGGGCACGCCTTGCTCATTTTGCGCCCTGAAGAATTGGGTTTTCTTCGCTACCTGAAGCAATCCAAGGTTCCATTAAGTGAATTTGAGTTTTCCTGGTCCAAAATTTCTGACATTCAGTCTCAGCTTGAAAAACTGATTGAAAAGAACTACTTCCTTCATAAGTCAGCCCAGGAAGCATATAAGTCATACATTCGAGCCTATGATTCCCACTCCCTGAAACAGATCTTCAATGTTAATAACTTAAATTTGCCTCAGGTTGCTCTGTCATTTGGCTTCAAGGTGCCTCCTTTTGTTGATTTGAATGTGAACAGCAATGACGGCAAAGTTAGAAAGCGAGGCGGTGGCGGTGGATTTGGCTACCAGAAAGCCAAGAAAGTCGAGAAGTCCAAGATCTTCAAACACATAAGCAGGAAGCCATCTGACGGCAGTCAGTTCTCTCACTGA